In the Victivallis sp. Marseille-Q1083 genome, one interval contains:
- a CDS encoding GspH/FimT family protein, which translates to MKRSGRQTGYTLMEMVSIVVLLLILLSIVIVKVGGVPLGISLAGEVNKLRSLMAETRREAVGRREAIAVVYDPATRGWSNGRKSFEWPEGVTCRRRENQELTEKTTMVTFYPDGRAGELTLTVGWEDERRQLLVSPLTGSVQESEMP; encoded by the coding sequence GTGAAACGAAGCGGCCGGCAAACTGGCTACACGCTGATGGAGATGGTCAGCATTGTCGTGTTGCTGCTGATCCTCCTGAGCATCGTCATCGTTAAAGTCGGCGGCGTGCCGCTGGGAATCAGCCTGGCCGGCGAAGTGAACAAGTTGCGGAGCTTGATGGCCGAGACCCGCCGGGAGGCGGTCGGCCGCCGGGAAGCGATTGCCGTCGTTTACGATCCCGCCACGCGTGGCTGGAGCAATGGCCGGAAGAGCTTCGAATGGCCGGAAGGGGTAACCTGCCGTCGGCGGGAAAATCAGGAATTGACCGAAAAGACGACAATGGTCACTTTTTACCCGGACGGCCGGGCTGGCGAATTGACTTTGACGGTCGGCTGGGAGGATGAACGACGGCAATTGCTGGTGTCGCCGCTGACCGGAAGCGTTCAGGAAAGTGAAATGCCGTGA
- a CDS encoding prepilin-type N-terminal cleavage/methylation domain-containing protein, which translates to MKWFSLKIRGFTLLEVVVAMLILSGGLGALLWQLALASERLEANRQQWEAAHELAQAAEYLLLYGPEATVDQRFLSDEYRVSAVCSEAEVDGIMRRQGSGWRLRHLKIQLWDRERTPLEELNMDVLVYDEN; encoded by the coding sequence GTGAAGTGGTTCAGCCTGAAAATTCGTGGTTTCACTCTGTTGGAAGTGGTGGTGGCGATGCTGATTTTGAGCGGCGGCCTGGGGGCTTTGCTGTGGCAGCTGGCGTTGGCGTCGGAACGGCTGGAGGCGAACCGGCAGCAATGGGAAGCGGCGCATGAATTGGCGCAAGCGGCGGAGTATCTGCTGTTGTATGGCCCGGAAGCGACGGTAGACCAGCGCTTCCTGAGCGATGAATATCGGGTTTCCGCCGTGTGCAGCGAGGCGGAGGTCGACGGCATCATGCGCCGGCAGGGCAGCGGATGGCGTCTGCGCCATTTGAAAATCCAACTGTGGGATCGGGAGCGAACGCCATTGGAAGAGTTGAATATGGACGTGCTGGTATATGATGAAAATTAG
- a CDS encoding type II secretion system protein GspJ — MMKISLIRDRLSRKCMIKRQFTLLEVVLAVMIFAVIGTLTSVVLFGVQQSYERITAGGRQLEARMRLDRIADVVLANAVPFVWPDGNGKDRSIFYGQPDRVILGYRHRVNGGEESGLRFIELFCRSGQLVARYRQQPILYWESEPGREEATEEVLLEAVKEVRFEYADRRREKIDWRGRWDENDAPRFPAAISMKIIESDGTELQYLRRTAGSSRYSTYGKQDETL; from the coding sequence ATGATGAAAATTAGCCTGATTCGCGACCGTTTGAGCCGGAAATGTATGATCAAACGGCAATTCACCTTGCTGGAAGTGGTATTGGCGGTGATGATCTTCGCCGTCATCGGGACGTTGACTTCGGTGGTGTTGTTCGGCGTCCAGCAGAGTTATGAACGAATTACGGCCGGCGGCCGGCAATTGGAAGCGCGAATGCGGCTGGACCGGATCGCCGATGTGGTGCTGGCCAATGCGGTGCCGTTTGTCTGGCCGGACGGCAACGGCAAGGACCGGTCGATTTTTTACGGACAGCCGGACCGGGTTATCCTGGGGTACCGCCATCGGGTGAACGGCGGAGAGGAAAGCGGTTTGCGCTTTATTGAATTGTTCTGTCGCTCCGGACAGTTGGTTGCGCGTTACCGGCAGCAGCCGATTCTTTACTGGGAGTCGGAACCCGGTCGGGAAGAAGCGACGGAAGAGGTGTTGCTGGAGGCGGTGAAGGAGGTGCGTTTCGAATACGCCGACCGCCGGAGGGAGAAAATCGATTGGCGGGGACGGTGGGATGAAAATGACGCACCGCGTTTCCCGGCGGCGATTTCAATGAAAATCATCGAATCGGACGGTACGGAATTGCAATATTTGCGCCGGACGGCCGGCAGTTCCCGTTATTCAACCTATGGAAAGCAGGATGAAACACTGTAA
- a CDS encoding GspE/PulE family protein: MVFRITPEQCAAYRSRLEKILAERCGDEYEKLRRNLLPPAEADRMLTERGLLSENDLLAIYCRELQVEAPDEDELVLPEKLADVNEEYLSSYTILPGRWDENVLEIWAADPYLLDQHRYVFEQFFHREVVFQLVRRTLLERWITKVYWDETESAPQDGESESMLRQLAGEARIVRLVNEMLSQALEQSASDIHIEPEEESLVIRFRVDGILREYLSLPVNDYPAIASRIKLIGGLNIAESRLPQDGRTKFQIGRFDIDIRISTIPVMHGESIVMRLLRNDAMRFDLRELGMNQALLNRFGRLIQLPHGIILVVGPTGSGKTTTLYSVMQQLNDRKRKIITIEDPVEYQLAGLSQMQVNPKIGVTFAAGLRHIVRQDPDVILVGEIRDRETAEIAINAALTGHLVLSTLHTNDAVGALTRLVDMGIEPFLISSALCGVLSQRLVRKVCTVCQASGHSGSQDGRCRNCGGSGYRGRSGIYELLILDEEIRAALGRKEPGSRLNEIAVCHGMIPLLDDGRDKVAAGITTEAEILRIASSVREGGG; encoded by the coding sequence ATGGTTTTTCGAATAACCCCGGAGCAATGTGCCGCATATCGTTCAAGGCTGGAAAAAATTCTGGCCGAACGGTGCGGTGACGAATATGAAAAACTGCGCCGGAATCTTCTGCCGCCGGCCGAAGCCGACCGGATGCTGACCGAACGCGGGTTGCTCAGCGAAAATGATTTGCTGGCGATTTACTGCCGGGAATTGCAGGTAGAGGCGCCGGACGAGGATGAGTTGGTTTTGCCGGAAAAGCTGGCGGACGTGAACGAAGAGTATTTGAGTTCCTATACCATTCTGCCGGGCCGCTGGGATGAAAATGTCTTGGAAATCTGGGCGGCCGACCCTTATTTGCTGGATCAGCACCGTTATGTTTTCGAACAGTTTTTTCATCGGGAGGTGGTTTTTCAACTGGTTCGGCGGACGCTGTTGGAGCGCTGGATTACCAAAGTTTACTGGGACGAGACGGAGAGTGCGCCGCAGGACGGTGAAAGTGAAAGTATGCTGCGGCAGTTGGCCGGCGAAGCGAGAATCGTGCGGCTGGTCAACGAGATGCTCAGCCAGGCGCTGGAGCAGTCGGCCAGCGATATCCATATCGAACCGGAAGAGGAGTCTCTGGTGATCCGCTTCCGGGTTGATGGCATTCTGCGCGAATATCTGTCGTTGCCGGTGAACGACTACCCGGCGATCGCTTCCCGGATCAAGCTGATCGGCGGCTTGAATATTGCCGAAAGCCGGCTGCCGCAGGACGGTCGGACAAAGTTCCAGATCGGACGGTTCGATATCGATATCCGGATCAGCACGATTCCGGTGATGCATGGCGAAAGTATCGTCATGCGGTTGCTGCGCAACGACGCAATGCGTTTCGATTTGCGGGAATTGGGGATGAATCAGGCGCTGCTGAATCGGTTCGGGCGGTTGATCCAATTGCCGCACGGTATTATCCTGGTGGTCGGCCCGACCGGTTCCGGCAAGACGACGACGCTTTACAGTGTGATGCAGCAGTTGAATGACCGGAAACGAAAAATCATTACCATTGAAGATCCGGTGGAGTATCAACTGGCCGGCCTGAGCCAGATGCAGGTCAATCCGAAAATCGGGGTGACTTTCGCTGCCGGGCTGCGGCATATTGTCCGGCAGGACCCCGATGTGATTCTGGTCGGCGAGATCCGGGACCGCGAAACGGCGGAAATTGCGATCAACGCGGCGCTGACTGGTCATCTGGTTTTGAGTACTCTGCATACCAACGACGCGGTAGGCGCGTTGACCCGGCTGGTCGACATGGGCATCGAGCCGTTTCTGATTTCGTCCGCCCTGTGCGGGGTGCTGTCACAGCGATTGGTGCGGAAAGTGTGTACCGTCTGCCAGGCCTCCGGCCATAGCGGCAGTCAGGACGGGCGCTGCCGGAATTGCGGCGGTTCCGGTTATCGCGGCCGCAGCGGCATTTATGAATTGTTGATCCTCGATGAGGAAATCCGGGCGGCGTTGGGGCGTAAGGAGCCGGGAAGCCGGCTTAACGAGATTGCCGTGTGTCATGGCATGATTCCGCTGCTGGACGACGGACGGGACAAGGTGGCGGCCGGTATCACGACCGAAGCGGAAATTTTGCGGATTGCTTCCAGTGTCAGGGAGGGCGGCGGTTGA
- a CDS encoding secretin N-terminal domain-containing protein — MLDNCLKYCRMAACCLILAGCVSSETEPASEEASAQTSEEQRNQWFETMKGKPDEPRENLVQEMLPMPEMVTRDNPHIVAGDPIYPPVLRLPPELENKTLPPVPQLEFDDPTPVEAEFNFNAAALADVVPVFAELLELNYLLDPAVTGTVTINLNQPLSRKELWQIFNQILNLSGAFAEYDGQLVKIRPAAALGQVATTASGAPVELGIFRLKNIPVKDLAAQIKPFLSKEVTPLELEKSNLLLVPDSREVLAKVRVLIAELDQPVRKEWCKMVLPCRRVAASRLVAELSEILPVLGFPVVTDKENPAPEAIQLISLDRLQIIVAAAASQDALLELGTWMNILDQTEVGEQERLFIYNIQNGEAGELVKALSVMFPVEGTTMTMESAGKDTAAAAASTETISSESEAKSTDKKIDGPGSVFEVPVKVFGDAIHNRLLIRTTPRTYAMLKALLDRLDTIPAQVLLQVLVIEVNLNDSVKFGVEFMMQGGNGSVENLGGTNFKNLAPGTGQDSQYGAKYWIFNPDNPDEKYGYINALAGQTNVKVISSPQVLILSHNEAEISVGNKVPIVNSEITNTQSVVPNPDDASTNLVRNIQYQDTGIILKIMPKVTRGGRITIKMDQTVSEAQENKTSKIDSPEIQERVLKTVMNIKDGQTIICGGIIREKTTDNLDTVPIIGSIPFLRRLVGDTDVSTQRTEMLILISGHIVSAETKLDDLLKRYKESVDRLVEFEQAADSGNAAKAAKHSGNVDQWFFE, encoded by the coding sequence ATGTTGGATAATTGTCTGAAATATTGTCGTATGGCGGCCTGCTGCCTGATTCTGGCCGGCTGTGTTTCTTCGGAAACGGAGCCGGCGAGTGAAGAGGCATCGGCTCAGACGTCGGAAGAGCAGCGCAATCAGTGGTTTGAAACGATGAAAGGCAAGCCGGACGAGCCGCGGGAGAACCTGGTGCAGGAAATGCTGCCGATGCCGGAGATGGTGACTCGCGACAATCCGCATATCGTGGCAGGAGATCCGATTTATCCGCCGGTTCTCCGGCTGCCGCCGGAACTGGAAAATAAAACATTGCCGCCGGTGCCGCAATTGGAGTTTGATGATCCGACGCCGGTGGAGGCCGAATTCAATTTCAATGCGGCGGCGCTGGCCGATGTCGTGCCGGTTTTTGCCGAACTGTTGGAGTTGAACTACCTGTTGGATCCGGCCGTCACGGGAACGGTGACGATCAATTTGAACCAACCCTTGAGCCGGAAAGAGTTGTGGCAGATTTTCAACCAGATTCTGAATCTATCGGGTGCATTTGCCGAGTATGACGGACAGTTGGTGAAGATCCGGCCGGCGGCGGCGCTGGGGCAGGTGGCCACCACCGCGTCCGGCGCTCCGGTGGAATTGGGAATCTTTCGGCTGAAGAATATTCCGGTCAAGGATCTGGCTGCGCAGATCAAGCCGTTTTTGAGCAAGGAAGTGACGCCGCTGGAACTGGAAAAGTCCAATTTATTGCTGGTGCCGGATTCACGGGAAGTTTTGGCGAAAGTGCGGGTGCTGATCGCCGAATTGGACCAGCCGGTCCGCAAAGAGTGGTGCAAGATGGTGTTGCCCTGTCGGCGGGTAGCCGCCAGTCGGCTGGTGGCGGAACTCAGTGAAATTCTACCGGTCCTGGGTTTTCCGGTGGTGACGGATAAGGAAAATCCGGCTCCGGAAGCCATTCAGTTGATCAGTCTGGACCGTCTGCAAATTATCGTGGCCGCCGCCGCCAGCCAGGACGCCTTGCTGGAATTGGGTACTTGGATGAATATTCTGGACCAAACGGAAGTCGGCGAACAGGAGCGGCTTTTTATCTATAACATTCAGAACGGCGAAGCCGGTGAGCTGGTCAAGGCGCTGTCGGTGATGTTTCCGGTGGAAGGCACGACGATGACGATGGAAAGTGCCGGCAAAGATACGGCGGCGGCCGCCGCGTCGACGGAGACAATTTCCAGCGAAAGCGAAGCGAAGAGTACCGACAAGAAAATCGACGGACCCGGCAGTGTGTTCGAAGTGCCGGTGAAGGTGTTCGGCGATGCGATTCACAACCGGCTGCTGATCCGGACTACCCCGCGCACTTATGCGATGCTCAAGGCGCTGCTCGACCGGCTCGATACGATTCCGGCGCAGGTGTTGCTGCAGGTGCTGGTCATCGAAGTGAATTTGAACGATTCGGTGAAATTCGGCGTGGAATTCATGATGCAGGGCGGTAACGGCAGCGTTGAAAACCTCGGCGGCACCAATTTTAAGAATCTGGCGCCCGGCACCGGGCAGGATTCCCAGTACGGCGCCAAATACTGGATTTTCAACCCGGACAATCCGGACGAAAAATACGGCTATATCAATGCGCTGGCCGGGCAGACCAATGTCAAGGTCATCTCCAGTCCCCAGGTGCTGATCCTCAGCCATAACGAAGCGGAGATTTCGGTCGGCAACAAGGTGCCGATCGTCAACTCGGAAATCACCAACACCCAATCGGTGGTGCCCAATCCGGACGACGCATCGACCAACCTGGTGCGCAATATCCAGTATCAGGATACTGGGATCATTTTGAAAATCATGCCGAAAGTGACCCGCGGCGGCCGAATTACCATCAAGATGGACCAGACCGTTTCCGAAGCGCAGGAGAACAAGACTTCCAAAATCGATTCCCCGGAAATCCAGGAACGGGTGTTGAAAACGGTCATGAACATCAAGGACGGCCAGACGATCATCTGCGGCGGCATCATCCGGGAGAAAACCACCGATAACCTCGACACGGTGCCGATCATCGGGTCGATTCCGTTCCTGCGGCGCCTGGTCGGCGATACCGATGTTTCCACCCAGCGCACCGAAATGCTGATCCTGATTTCCGGGCATATCGTTTCCGCCGAAACGAAACTGGATGATTTGTTGAAACGCTATAAGGAATCGGTCGACCGGCTGGTGGAATTTGAACAGGCCGCCGACTCGGGCAACGCCGCGAAGGCGGCCAAGCACAGCGGGAATGTGGACCAATGGTTTTTCGAATAA
- a CDS encoding type II secretion system F family protein, which translates to MQQFRYLVLKGDGGETEMRVEAGSEAEARRKLRRLGARPVRQLALEEEGDGGAIWKMRRCRFNVYAFTNRLAPLLAANIPLEKAFAVLEEGALNEADLKVIRQLRKGLHEGRSFSALVREMPRHFPPLYGSLLESGEESGCLPEVVRELRRFLKDSKEFRDFIITSSIYPVIVVSVTFLVVILLFTVFIPRFAKIFEDLGKEMPLLTKMMLEIGNAIQAVWWLWPLLVIGLIYWFRASRRNGRLKGVHDRVALKLPLIGPILRSVEIGRFVRTLSIMTRNHVHILTAVRIAGRVIGNGEIAGSFTAVEQELRGGSRLSGALAVSSFMDRSSLAMLKIAEESGELGDMLQRVAEEREDETRVKVKRLLALLEPMVILFLAFIVLLVVLAIFLAIMEMNVIK; encoded by the coding sequence ATGCAGCAGTTCCGGTATCTGGTTTTAAAAGGCGATGGCGGCGAAACGGAGATGCGGGTGGAAGCCGGCAGCGAGGCGGAGGCGCGGCGCAAATTGCGGCGGCTCGGCGCCAGGCCGGTGAGACAATTGGCTCTGGAAGAGGAGGGCGACGGCGGCGCAATCTGGAAGATGAGACGCTGCCGTTTCAATGTCTATGCGTTCACCAATCGGCTGGCACCGCTGCTGGCGGCCAACATTCCGCTGGAGAAGGCGTTTGCCGTCCTGGAGGAGGGGGCATTGAATGAAGCGGATTTGAAGGTCATCCGGCAGTTGCGCAAAGGCTTGCACGAAGGCCGGAGTTTTTCCGCGCTGGTCCGGGAGATGCCGCGCCATTTTCCGCCGCTTTACGGCAGTCTGCTTGAAAGCGGCGAGGAATCCGGTTGTTTGCCGGAAGTGGTGAGGGAGCTGCGCCGTTTCCTGAAAGACAGCAAAGAATTTCGCGATTTTATCATCACCAGTTCCATTTACCCGGTCATCGTCGTTTCGGTCACTTTTCTGGTGGTTATTTTACTGTTTACCGTTTTTATTCCGCGTTTTGCCAAAATCTTCGAAGATCTCGGCAAAGAGATGCCGCTGCTGACGAAAATGATGCTGGAAATCGGCAATGCCATTCAGGCGGTCTGGTGGCTGTGGCCGTTGCTGGTGATCGGCTTGATTTACTGGTTCCGGGCGTCGCGCCGCAATGGGCGTTTGAAAGGGGTTCATGACCGGGTGGCGTTGAAACTGCCGCTGATCGGGCCGATCCTCCGGTCGGTGGAAATCGGCCGTTTCGTCCGGACCTTGTCGATCATGACCCGCAATCATGTGCACATTTTGACGGCGGTGCGGATTGCTGGACGGGTAATCGGCAACGGTGAAATTGCCGGCAGTTTTACCGCGGTCGAACAGGAACTGCGCGGCGGCAGCCGGTTGTCGGGCGCCCTGGCGGTGAGTTCGTTCATGGATCGGAGCAGCCTGGCCATGCTGAAAATCGCCGAGGAATCCGGCGAACTGGGCGATATGTTGCAGCGGGTGGCCGAAGAACGGGAAGACGAAACCCGGGTCAAAGTCAAACGCCTGTTGGCTTTGCTCGAACCGATGGTGATCTTGTTTCTGGCCTTTATCGTCCTGCTGGTGGTGCTGGCCATTTTCTTGGCAATTATGGAGATGAACGTCATCAAATAA
- the gspG gene encoding type II secretion system major pseudopilin GspG produces the protein MMKSNRKKWFTMIEMVVVIVIIATLAAVATPLYFEYVKKSQVSAAKLQIGLIEQAIFNFRLDTGKLPDQSRGLENLITNLGNHKKWKGPYLKGGAIPPDPWGNEYVYKKPGDHGEFDLISYGADGQPGGSGEDADIGNWTEKEQ, from the coding sequence ATGATGAAATCGAACAGAAAAAAGTGGTTCACGATGATTGAAATGGTGGTGGTGATCGTCATTATCGCCACACTGGCGGCGGTGGCGACGCCGCTGTATTTCGAATATGTGAAAAAATCACAGGTCAGCGCCGCCAAATTGCAGATCGGGTTGATCGAGCAGGCGATTTTCAATTTCAGACTGGATACCGGCAAACTGCCGGACCAGAGCCGCGGATTGGAGAATTTGATCACCAACCTCGGCAATCATAAGAAATGGAAAGGGCCCTACCTGAAGGGCGGAGCCATTCCGCCCGACCCCTGGGGCAATGAATATGTCTACAAAAAACCGGGCGACCATGGTGAATTCGACCTCATCAGCTATGGTGCCGACGGACAGCCGGGCGGCTCCGGCGAGGATGCCGATATCGGCAATTGGACGGAAAAAGAACAGTGA